From the Lolium rigidum isolate FL_2022 chromosome 2, APGP_CSIRO_Lrig_0.1, whole genome shotgun sequence genome, one window contains:
- the LOC124693373 gene encoding BTB/POZ and MATH domain-containing protein 1-like gives MSSFAGISMVTGGRADIMPAGGQAHITPAVDSGTDSGYHLLVVKDYSRAVQDLPTGSSIWSGRFMVGGHWWRICCDPNGNDLSCADFISLQLGLLDDDDEMEDAVEVKFQFSFIDQVEYQKPMYIRARETRSFSVEHRCWGCMKFMKRDALERSAHLKADCFTIRCDVMVCNDLNTQDAGDTVSDIGHHFKILLQDKLGSDVTFEVSGQTFSAHRCVLAARSKVFRAQLFGPMAEGVTSSAIQIKDMEAKVFAALLSFVYSDSFPEMEEDETQAIEGEEKGEVPEVEEGQEEEATEHVTWLQDLFVAADRYDIQQLKFLCEKQLSEHIGVTSVASTLALAEQHHCQRLKEACFKFIEGQSPECLDKVMATDGWGHMVSTHPSVLNELVAKLVSNQKKDKKRKH, from the coding sequence ATGTCATCGTTTGCCGGTATATCTATGGTTACCGGCGGCAGGGCGGACATCATGCCGGCCGGCGGCCAGGCGCACATCACACCGGCTGTCGACTCCGGCACAGACAGCGGGTACCACCTGCTTGTGGTAAAAGACTATTCGCGTGCCGTACAAGATTTACCCACTGGCAGCAGCATCTGGTCTGGGCGTTTCATGGTAGGAGGTCATTGGTGGCGCATCTGCTGCGATCCTAACGGCAACGACCTGAGTTGTGCTGACTTCATTTCTCTCCAACTTGGCCTtcttgatgatgatgacgaaATGGAAGATGCTGTGGAGGTGAAGTTCCAGTTTAGCTTCATTGACCAGGTTGAGTATCAAAAGCCAATGTACATTCGTGCACGTGAAACACGAAGCTTCTCCGTCGAACATCGTTGCTGGGGCTGCATGAAGTTTATGAAGAGAGATGCGCTTGAACGATCTGCTCATCTAAAGGCTGATTGTTTCACCATCCGGTGTGATGTCATGGTTTGCAATGATCTCAACACCCAGGATGCCGGTGACACTGTGTCTGACATAGGCCATCATTTTAAAATTCTACTTCAAGATAAGCTGGGTTCTGATGTGACTTTTGAGGTCAGTGGTCAGACGTTCTCTGCACACCGGTGTGTGCTTGCTGCCCGATCTAAAGTTTTCAGGGCACAGCTCTTTGGCCCCATGGCAGAGGGTGTTACGTCCAGTGCCATACAGATCAAAGACATGGAAGCAAAAGTATTTGCGGCTTTGCTTAGCTTCGTCTACTCAGACTCATTTCCTGAGATGGAGGAGGACGAAACACAAGCCATCGAAGGAGAAGAAAAAGGTGAAGTCCCTGAAGTTGAGGAAGGACAAGAAGAGGAAGCAACAGAGCATGTAACATGGCTGCAAGACTTGTTTGTAGCGGCAGACAGATATGATATCCAACAGCTGAAGTTTTTATGTGAAAAGCAGTTGTCTGAGCACATAGGTGTGACCTCGGTTGCGTCCACTCTTGCTCTAGCTGAGCAGCACCACTGCCAAAGATTGAAAGAGGCGTGCTTCAAGTTTATCGAAGGCCAATCTCCTGAATGCTTGGATAAAGTAATGGCGACTGATGGCTGGGGTCATATGGTTTCGACGCATCCCTCTGTTTTGAACGAGCTCGTTGCCAAGCTTGTGTCCAAtcagaagaaggacaagaagaggAAGCACTAG